In Halobacteroides halobius DSM 5150, the genomic window ACCAGCAATAATTGGGATTTTAGTCTTGGCCCTTAAGTCTTCAATCAACTCTGGAACAACCAATCCTGGTAAAACTTCTATTAAATCTGGCTTACTATTTTTAATAATATTAATCCCTGTCTTCAAAGATTCAGAATCAAGCAAGAACAAACGTTGAATAGTAATTAAATCTTCTTTTTTAGCAGCTTTTATCAAATAACTCTTAGTCGTCATAACTCCATCAACCCCTATTTCTCTAGCTAGATATCTAATTGCTTCTTTATCATTACCAATCCCTTTGACCATATCAATATGTAAAAAGATTAGGACGTCTAATTTCTGTGCTTTAGCTACTATTTCAGCCAAATTAGATAATTTACTACGCAAAATAAATAAAACATCTATTTTATTTTTAGGTAACTTTTTTAAGTCTTTTTTACTCTTAATAGCAGCTATAATTGGTTTCTGCTCTAAAATATATTCTATATACATAATCAACCCCACCTTCATTAATTAATTTTAATTAACTAACAAATTACTAATTTTTCATTTATTAACCCCTTCTATCTCTTAATTCATTCTAAGTCTTTAAACTCCTGCTTTATTATCCTATATCTAATTTTACAATTCATTCTATTAATTATTTATTACTTCAAAAAACAAAGAGATTAGGTCTTAAGACCTAATCTCTTAAAATGGTGCCGGAGGTCAGACTCGAACTGACACGGGCACAAGGCCCACCGGATTTTAAGTCCGATGCGTCTGCCAATTCCGCCACTCCGGCGTATTTAATTAACAATTGACTTCAAAACCATAAAATAATTATCAATTTTCAATTATACATTGTAAATTGTAAAAATGGTGCCGGAGGTCGGATTCGAACCGACACGGGCACAAGGCCCACCGGATTTTAAGTCCGATGCGTCTGCCAGTTCCGCCACTCCGGCATGGAGGTGACACCCGGACTCGAACCGGGGAATGGAGGATTTGCAGTCCTCTGCCTTACCAACTTGGCTATGTCACCATGGTGAGCCATGGAGGACTCGAACCTCCGACACCCAGATTAAAAGTCTAGTGCTCTTCCAACTGAGCTAATGGCCCATGTTCTTTTCTCATCTCACGCTTATCTATTGTATGATATATTATCACTAAAGTCAAGAAATAACTCAAAAATAATTAATATTTGCAGTAGTATATTGCAATATACTACTGCAAATTATATATTAATCTCGACCAAATAAACGATCTAATACTATAGCTAAAACAACTACTCCTAAACCAGCTTCAAAACCTAAACCAATATCAACCGTTGATAGAGACCTTAATACTGGTTTTCCTAATCCACCGGCACCAATCATAGCTGCAATTACTACCATAGATAAAGAAAGCATAATACATTGGTTGATTCCCATCATAATTGATGGTAAAGCCGCTGGTAATTCAACTTTATATAACATCTCAAAAGGAGTACATCCAAATGCTCTACCTGCTTCTTTTAGTTCCTCAGAAACCTGCTTTATCCCCAAATAAGTTAATCTAATTGGTGGTGCAATTGCAAAAACCACTGTAGCTATAACTCCAGAGACATTTCCTAAACCAAAGAACATCAAAGCTGGTATTAAATACACAAATGGAGGAATCGTCTGCATAAAATCAAGTAGTGGGCGGGTTATAACATCTACTATTTTACTATGAGCTTTTAAAACACCAATTGGTATCCCTAATATTAAACAAACAAATACTGAAGTAAGAATAGAAGCCATTGTAATTACTAATGGTTCCCACATTCCTAAATTTAAAATCAATGATAAACCAAGTACTACAAAAGAAACTAATCCTATATCTCTTTTTACCAACCACGCTATTAATGCTAAAACCCCAATCAATAAAAAAGGATGCCCAAAAGATAATATAGCTTCAAATCCATTTATTATTGTGCGAATTGTATTTGAAAAATCATTTAAAACTCCACTAAAATTAGTGATAATAAAATTTACTATAGCTTCTACCCAATTTCCTATTGGTATTTTAGTCGTTAAAAGATCAATTACTGCCATTATTTTTATAATACCTCCTTATCTGATAAAAGAAATCTAACGGCATCCCAAACTTATGTGGAATGCCGTTTAAAATTAAAACAATTACTTAAATTCTTTTTTAATAGCCTTTAGAGCATCTTTACCGTTTGCTGTCTTTAAACCAGCTACCCATTCTTTAACTATATCTAAGTTACTTTTAATCCATTCTGTAGCAACCTTTTCTGGGGGACGCCCTTTCTTTTGGTATTCTAAAATCCATTGACTTTGCATTTGAGAACTAACCTCAAACTGCTTTAAAAATTTGTAAAAGTTAGGCATCTTTTTCTCCAGTTCTGGTCGAGCAGCAGTATAAACCTTATCAGCTGCTCCCCAAATACCCTTTGGATCTTTTAAGTATTTAAGATCAAACTTAATATTCATCCAATGAGGTTTCCAGCCATTAAAAGCAATCCACTCTTTAGTTTTAGTTGCTCTATCTACAGCTGCTAACATAGCTGCTGTACTACCACTTTGTAATTTCCAATTTCCTAGTTTATAAGTGTTATTATCTATAGCTTCTTTAATAACTAAATTCCCAGAATTACCTGGCTCCAAACCAACTATTCTACTATCAAATTTTTCAGCATACTTGTGTAAATCAGCCATAGACTTAACTCCTGCTTCCCAAACATATTTAGGAACTGCAGTCTGATATAGTGCCTCTGCTAAGTTTACCTTTATATTCTTAATTACACCTTTTTTTCTATATGGCTTGAAATTAACCTTCATAGTTGGCATCCAATTACCTAAAAAAGCATCAATCTCATCATTTTCCATCCCTTTATAAATAACTGTTTCGGGGATACTTTTAATATCTACCTTATACCCTAAAGATTCTAAAACTTCCTTGGCTACATGAGTCTTTACAGTTACTCCGGGCCAACTTACATACCCAAAAGTAACTTTTTTTGTTGTTTTATTCTGTGCTTCTTTTTGTTGAGCACATCCTACTGATAATGTTAAGATTAAAGCTAAACTAAGTACTAAAATCATACTTTTTTTCTTAAACATAATTTAACTCCCCCTTATGTATTTTAAATTACATCCTCTCCAGCTAAATTAGCTAATACTCTACTTTTAACTATGATCCCCAATAATTTATTATTTTCATTAACTACTGGTAAAGGACAGTTCAAATCAGCAATTTTAGCAAATAGGTCTTCCATATTTTCATCTGGCCTAGCAGTTACTATTTCATTAACTAGTCCAGATAAATCTTCCTTATCATCTTTAACTGCTTCTAGAGCATCCTCCATTGTAACTATTCCTTCCAATTCTTTATTTTCATTGACTGCAAAAATACTAGATATTCCATTATGCTCCATCTTATGCATGGCAGCCCGTGGACCATCCTGCCCATAAACATAAACTACTGATAATGGGTCAACCATAACATCTTCTGCAGTCAATAAGCGAGAACGATTAACATCTTGCACAAAGTCTCTTACATAATCATTCTTAGCATTTGTCAAAATTTCTTCATGATTTCCTATTTGAACTATTTCTCCATCTTTCATGATTGCAATTCTATCTCCTAATTTTAAAGCTTCATCTAAATCATGGGTAATGAAGATAATTGTCTTCTTCATTTCATCAAATAAGTCTAATAATTGATTCTGCATCTCTCGTTTAATTAAAGGATCTAAAGCACTAAATGGTTCATCCATTAATAAAATATCAGGATCAACAGCTAAAGCTCTAGCTAAGCCTACTCGCTGTTGCATTCCCCCACTTAATTCATCAGGCTTCTTATCTTCCCAACCATCTAAACCTACTTTAGTCAAGGCTTCTTTAGCTCTAGTCTCTCTTTCTTCTTCAGGTACATCTTTTATTTCTAACCCAAATTCAGTATTTTCTAATACAGTTCTATGTGGAAACAAAGCAAAGTTCTGAAATACCATGCCAAATTTATCTCTTCTAATTTCACGAAGTTCTTGCTTGTTTAAATCCATTAAATTGGTACCATCTATTTTTACTTCCCCTGCTGTAGGTTCAATTAATCTATTTAAACACCTTAATAATGTTGACTTACCACTCCCAGATAACCCCATAATTACAAAGATTTCTTCGGATTTTATTTCAAAATCAACATTATTAACTCCTACAGTTAATCCTGTTTCTTCCAAAATTTCATCTTTAGACTTTCCTTTTTTTGTTAAATTAATTCCTTGTTCAGGTTTCTTCCCGAAAATTTTGGAAAGATTATTAATCTCTACACTATCCACTTATATCCCTCCTGCTTTTATTAATTATTGTATACGATTATATGTATCTTCAATTAACTGCTTTAACACATATTTTACCCTATTACTAAAGATATTATCACCAAATAAAAAATCTTTGCACTAAACCTAATGATTTATTGCAAAGATCAATATCAGTTAACTTTAATTTTTTCTCCCTTATGACCATTATAAGTATAGGAAACTTCTTGGGCCTTGTCAAACATTCTTTACCTTTTTTTGATTTTTAATTTTTTAAAAATTTAATTAATTCTAATAATAAAAATAAAGTTTTACCAATATAAAATTTTGCCTAGGTTTAAATCCTATATCAAAAAGTTGATATTTCTCTAACCTTGGGTTTAATTCTTTAGCCCGTTTTACAAAATAACGTAATTCCTCTATTAAATGAACTGAATCATCCAACTCTAAATAACGATTTATGGTTAATAATTCTTTAGTCATACATTAACCTCCCCTAATAGACCTAATATTTTTTAATTACAACCTCTCTATTATATTATAATATGCATTAAATTTAAAACTTGTGAAAGAAATCCGAATTTAATCTATTAGAGAAGGCATTTTATATCTTATTTCTCAAAAATAAAATCAAGTAAACATTTTATGCAATTCATTAACCGCTTTTTTTTCAATTCTTGAAACATAAGAACGAGAAATTCCTAATTGTTGAGCAATCTCTCGTTGGGTTTTTGATTTCCCATCCTTCAATCCATATCTCATTTCTAACACTTTTCGTTCTCTATTACTTAAGTTTTGTAATCTTTTGTATAACTTTTCTTGTTCTAAAACTAATTCAACTTCTTCACTAACAATATCTACATCTGTTCCTAAAATATCAATTAAACTAATTTCATTTCCTTCTTTATCTGATCCAATAGGATCATGTAGAAATTTCTCATTTTTTAGTTTTTTAGTTTTCCTTAAATGCATCAAAATCTCATTTTCTATACATCGAGCAGCATAGGTTGCTAATCTAGTCTTTCTATCTGGATCAAAACTTTCAATTGCTTTAATTAACCCCACTGAACCAATAGAGATTAAATCTTCACTATCAGCTCTAGCTCCATCATACTTTTTTACTATATGAGCTACTAATCTCATATTATGTTCAATTAATTTATTTTTTGCTTCCATATCACCTTGCTTTATTCTTTTTAAACATTCCTTCTCTTCTTCAGCAGTTAATGGTTGAGGAAAAGTAGTCCCATCAGAAATATAGGATATTAAAAGCATTATCCCATCTAATAAACTAACTATTGCTTCAGATAAAAAAATAGGCACCATAAACTGGTCACCTCCTAATTCTTACTTATATCTATATGAGATGAGTCAGTTAATTGTGCCTGTCCAAGAATTTTAATTACTTTTTAACTATCTCCAGATTAACCTTTTTCTGTAAGTCTTTTATTATTTTCAAGATATCTTCTTTTGTTCCAGAAGTTACTTCTAATCTCAATAAACCAATTTCTCCCTCAGTACCTATCACTGTTACCATTGCTAACCCTTCGTAAGCCTTAATTATTTTATCTATAAAAGCTAATTCTTGTTTAGGAACTTTTATTTTTATTATAGAAGTGCTAGTCATCACTATTTAACTCCTTAATTAATGTCTTGATTTTAGTAACTAATAAATCAACAGCTACCTTATTATAGCCTCCTTCAGGAATGATTACATCAGCATACTTTTTAGTTGGTTCAACAAATTGCTGATGCATCGGTCTTACCACATCAAGATACTGATTAACTACAGAATTCATAGTCCGTTCTCTTTCTTCTATGTCTCTTAATAATCGTCTAATAAACCTTACATCATTATCTGTATCAACATAAACTTTAATATCTAATAGATCTCTAATAGCTTCATTTTCTAAAATTAAAATTCCTTCTAAAATAATTACTTCTTTGGATTTAACTGGTATTATCTTATCGGTTCGAGTATGACGCTTAAAACTATAAACTGGCTTATTAATTGACTCTCCAGCTAGTAATTGTTTAAGATGCTCTAATAATAAATCAGTATCAAAAGCAAAAGGATGGTCATAATTAGTATTTTTTCTCTCTTCAAAATCTAAATGATCCTGATTCTTATAATAGGAATCTTGCTGAATCATCGAAATATTATCATCGCCTAACTCTTCTATAATCGTGTTAGCTACAGTGGTTTTACCAGATCCAGTACCTCCTGTAATGCCTATTAAAACTGGCTTGCTCATTGTACATCCCCCTTTTTACGCCTTACTAAATCATATTCTTTAACTGGTTGTTCTACTTTTACTGT contains:
- a CDS encoding DUF4911 domain-containing protein encodes the protein MTSTSIIKIKVPKQELAFIDKIIKAYEGLAMVTVIGTEGEIGLLRLEVTSGTKEDILKIIKDLQKKVNLEIVKK
- a CDS encoding ABC transporter substrate-binding protein, with amino-acid sequence MFKKKSMILVLSLALILTLSVGCAQQKEAQNKTTKKVTFGYVSWPGVTVKTHVAKEVLESLGYKVDIKSIPETVIYKGMENDEIDAFLGNWMPTMKVNFKPYRKKGVIKNIKVNLAEALYQTAVPKYVWEAGVKSMADLHKYAEKFDSRIVGLEPGNSGNLVIKEAIDNNTYKLGNWKLQSGSTAAMLAAVDRATKTKEWIAFNGWKPHWMNIKFDLKYLKDPKGIWGAADKVYTAARPELEKKMPNFYKFLKQFEVSSQMQSQWILEYQKKGRPPEKVATEWIKSNLDIVKEWVAGLKTANGKDALKAIKKEFK
- the sigK gene encoding RNA polymerase sporulation sigma factor SigK; translation: MVPIFLSEAIVSLLDGIMLLISYISDGTTFPQPLTAEEEKECLKRIKQGDMEAKNKLIEHNMRLVAHIVKKYDGARADSEDLISIGSVGLIKAIESFDPDRKTRLATYAARCIENEILMHLRKTKKLKNEKFLHDPIGSDKEGNEISLIDILGTDVDIVSEEVELVLEQEKLYKRLQNLSNRERKVLEMRYGLKDGKSKTQREIAQQLGISRSYVSRIEKKAVNELHKMFT
- the udk gene encoding uridine kinase: MSKPVLIGITGGTGSGKTTVANTIIEELGDDNISMIQQDSYYKNQDHLDFEERKNTNYDHPFAFDTDLLLEHLKQLLAGESINKPVYSFKRHTRTDKIIPVKSKEVIILEGILILENEAIRDLLDIKVYVDTDNDVRFIRRLLRDIEERERTMNSVVNQYLDVVRPMHQQFVEPTKKYADVIIPEGGYNKVAVDLLVTKIKTLIKELNSDD
- a CDS encoding glycerol-3-phosphate responsive antiterminator — protein: MYIEYILEQKPIIAAIKSKKDLKKLPKNKIDVLFILRSKLSNLAEIVAKAQKLDVLIFLHIDMVKGIGNDKEAIRYLAREIGVDGVMTTKSYLIKAAKKEDLITIQRLFLLDSESLKTGINIIKNSKPDLIEVLPGLVVPELIEDLRAKTKIPIIAGGLVKKKEQVEEILNYDVLGISTSKEKLWKQEF
- a CDS encoding quaternary amine ABC transporter ATP-binding protein translates to MDSVEINNLSKIFGKKPEQGINLTKKGKSKDEILEETGLTVGVNNVDFEIKSEEIFVIMGLSGSGKSTLLRCLNRLIEPTAGEVKIDGTNLMDLNKQELREIRRDKFGMVFQNFALFPHRTVLENTEFGLEIKDVPEEERETRAKEALTKVGLDGWEDKKPDELSGGMQQRVGLARALAVDPDILLMDEPFSALDPLIKREMQNQLLDLFDEMKKTIIFITHDLDEALKLGDRIAIMKDGEIVQIGNHEEILTNAKNDYVRDFVQDVNRSRLLTAEDVMVDPLSVVYVYGQDGPRAAMHKMEHNGISSIFAVNENKELEGIVTMEDALEAVKDDKEDLSGLVNEIVTARPDENMEDLFAKIADLNCPLPVVNENNKLLGIIVKSRVLANLAGEDVI
- a CDS encoding ABC transporter permease, which codes for MAVIDLLTTKIPIGNWVEAIVNFIITNFSGVLNDFSNTIRTIINGFEAILSFGHPFLLIGVLALIAWLVKRDIGLVSFVVLGLSLILNLGMWEPLVITMASILTSVFVCLILGIPIGVLKAHSKIVDVITRPLLDFMQTIPPFVYLIPALMFFGLGNVSGVIATVVFAIAPPIRLTYLGIKQVSEELKEAGRAFGCTPFEMLYKVELPAALPSIMMGINQCIMLSLSMVVIAAMIGAGGLGKPVLRSLSTVDIGLGFEAGLGVVVLAIVLDRLFGRD